A DNA window from Aspergillus nidulans FGSC A4 chromosome I contains the following coding sequences:
- a CDS encoding uncharacterized protein (transcript_id=CADANIAT00006570), with protein sequence MALISPSNLLSLHRASGDQTAALNANPSRKYRYVDSKSKEQPLDIPDPALFKDLNTVNHGSPTFPSISECAIHLEMLEAFHTLRHEVIHSPQLDVAFNISPQPTTKYRVKKDTRRSRNRQVETVSIADSRFPDRRKQKWTHFLHIAATRFRQWIQVVDTHLEMAQLSSHAPRYLLLPPLDVLMIWHAFLLNCDDFKEHCASYNLKHVQSIEFPWSDIHAAIDSNSWTYTLPKEHSDWLLTTHNIHGDLITTLSEEASQPCLIQNLLHAFYEPKARFESPDASHLAQTLRKARQMQDLNTPLVQNVERQCVFVDKMHAHRWICSPAVNGTLRRAIDRYDNFLHLFRLYPNKFLVPTLDIDLVWHTHQCSAVRYRTFVTERVGRFINHEDKIGRGTLDDGFTNAEQWYRLHYGKEYQVCLCWSCEAILSAVEELDEDVLDDPDPQIGGLVTDIERKVHYYREMEIARRLGRELPVWNHD encoded by the exons ATGGCTCTCATATCTCCCAGCAACCTGTTGTCCCTTCACCGCGCAAGTGGCGACCAGACTGCGGCGCTGAATGCCAACCCATCCAGGAAATATCGTTATGTTGATAGCAAGAGCAAGGAGCAGCCGCTAGATatcccagatccagccctTTTTAAAGATCTAAATACAGTTAACCATGGATCACCAACCTTTCCGTCGATCAGCGAATGTGCCATTCACCTTGAAATGCTTGAAGCGTTCCACACCCTCCGCCATGAAGTCATCCATTCTCCCCAGCTCGACGTTGCCTTCAATATCTCTCCCCAGCCAACCACCAAGTACCGGGTGAAGAAAGACACGCGCAGAAGTCGAAACCGCCAAGTTGAGACTGTGTCCATCGCGGACTCTCGTTTCCCCGATAGACGAAAGCAGAAATGGACGCACTTTCTGCACATTGCGGCGACGCGCTTCCGTCAGTGGATACAAGTAGTTGACACTCACCTCGAAATGGCACAGCTCAGCAGCCATGCCCCACGTTACCTGCTCCTGCCGCCACTTG ACGTCCTGATGATATGGCATGCGTTTCTCCTGAACTGCGATGATTTTAAGGAGCACTGCGCCTCTTACAACCTCAAGCATGTCCAGAGCATTGAATTCCCATGGTCAGATATT CATGCCGCCATCGACTCGAATAGCTGGACCTATACTCTTCCGAAAGAACATAGTGACTGGCTTCTTACAACCCACAATATCCACGGAGACTTGATCACAACATTGTCAGAGGAGGCAAGCCAACCCTGTCTGATTCAGAATCTGTTGCACGCATTCTATGAGCCAAAGGCCCGTTTCGAATCTCCCGACGCTTCCCACTTAGCCCAGACCCTCAGGAAGGCTCGTCAGATGCAAGACCTGAACACCCCGCTTGTCCAGAATGTCGAACGCCAGTGTGTCTTTGTTGACAAGATGCACGCCCACCGCTGGATTTGCAGTCCAGCCGTCAACGGAACCCTACGTCGGGCAATCGACCGTTACGACAATTTTCTCCATTTGTTCAGGCTCTACCCTAATAAATTCCTGGTGCCAACGCTTGATATCGACCTCGTCTGGCATACGCATCAATGCAGTGCGGTTAGATATAGAACGTTCGTCACTGAACGTGTTGGAAGATTCATCAACCACGAAGACAAGATCGGTCGTGGGACGCTGGATGACGGATTCACAAATGCAGAGCAGTGGTACAGACTTCATTACGGCAAGGAATACCAGGTATGTCTATGTTGGTCGTGTGAGGCAATCTTGTCAGCTGTGGAGGAATTGGATGAAGATGTTTTGGATGATCCTGATCCGCAGATTGGGGGCCTGGTGACGGATATTGAAAGGAAGGTTCATTATTACCGCGAGATGGAGATTGCGAGAAGGTTGGGGAGGGAATTGCCAGTCTGGAATCATGATTAG
- a CDS encoding uncharacterized protein (transcript_id=CADANIAT00006571): MPMSWTPEANVKLFIGVLEQIKTQSVKLDYKALAEHMGPECNAKSVQNQFTKLKKQAAEEYGNAGANTPDIPSNTPKRRRAPVGSKTGTPAKKKRGDAEVLGGDSDAEGETDIDQEILDKVSAELKELA; encoded by the exons ATGCCGATGAGCTGGACCCCAGAGGCAAACGTCAAG CTCTTCATCGGCGTTCTGGAACAGATCAAGACCCAAAGCGTCAAGCTGGACTACAAGGCTCTCGCCGAACACATGGGACCCG AATGCAACGCAAAGTCTGTACAGAACCAGTTCaccaagctgaagaagcaagcGGCTGAAGAATACGGTAATGCGGGTGCAAACACGCCGGATATACCCAGCAATACACCGAAGAGACGCCGTGCTCCTGTGGGCTCGAAAACAGGTACTCCGGctaagaagaagaggggtGATGCTGAGGTCTTGGGAGGTGACTCTGATGCCGAGGGAGAGACAGATATCGACCAGGAGATTCTGGATAAGGTTAGCGCGGAGCTCAAGGAACTGGCGTGA
- a CDS encoding cytochrome P450 (transcript_id=CADANIAT00006572) produces MDFLMEYGSPAGFFTIFATLWLVYCLLRMLYNVSPLHPLSHIPGPNLAAATFLYESWFDLVLGGKYTHKIKRMHEQYGPVVRINPEELHFNDISFANEIYAGPGRKRNKQVHYLNIFAGPTTSSMLATVEHGHHRVRRSAVNRFFSRAQISKLESNIKDLALGLCDKMIRLAYSCFSGDVISKYCFGEPFGFIAQEEWEPNYRNALKATQAPVHVFRTFPFLKRLTDIAPLCARWASPGIREMLIESNEKMPARIRKARQDSKRGITETQPSLFAALLDAPLPEAEKTDQRLGGEGFLMIAAGTETTAWTLTVITFHLLNQPDTLNRLRCELQDADALNLQWFALERLPYLTAVIHEGLRLSYGVSQRISRIAPTETLVYQGEHNGRRIEYSIPSGTTMGMSNAINHHNEDAFPDSDAFIPERWINIDDAQRRRMDSCLTPFSKGSRQCLGINLAYCNLYLALTALTLRVLPWMSLYETTVDDVRYHSDLFAPLPKKGTKGVRAIISYP; encoded by the exons ATGGACTTTCTAATGGAATACGGCAGTCCTGCTGGTTTTTTCACCATTTTCGCTACATTATGGCTCGTATATTGTCTGTTGCGCATGCTGTATAATGTCTCGCCGTTACACCCACTGAGCCATATCCCGGGGCCAAATCTCGCAGCCGCAACCTTCCTGTACGAATCATGGTTTGACCTGGTTTTGGGCGGCAAATACACGCACAAGATCAAGAGAATGCACGAGCAATATG GTCCGGTGGTACGCAtcaatccagaagaactccaCTTCAACGACATTTCGTTCGCAAATGAGATATATGCCGGGCCGGGCCGCAAGCGAAACAAACAGGTCCATTACTTGAATATATTCGCTGGTCCGACGACGTCGTCCATGCTCGCAACGGTGGAACACGGCCACCACCGCGTCCGACGGAGTGCGGTGAACCGATTTTTCTCGCGCGCGCAAATCTCGAAGCTGGAGTCTAACATCAAAGACTTGGCATTAGGACTGTGTGACAAGATGATTCGTTTGG CATACAGCTGCTTCAGCGGGGACGTTATTTCCAAGTACTGCTTTGGAGAGCCTTTTGGATTCATCGCACAGGAAGAATGGGAGCCAAACTATAGAAATGCGCTGAAAGCCACGCAGGCTCCGGTCCATGTATTTCGGACGTTTCCCTTCCTCAAACGGCTAACAGACATCGCGCCACTGTGTGCAAGATGGGCCAGTCCTGGTATCAGGGAGATGCTAATCGAGTCAAACGAGAAGATGCCTGCCCGAATACGAAAGGCTAGGCAAGACTCCAAGAGAGGCATCACCGAGACCCAACCCAGTCTGTTTGCTGCGCTTCTCGACGCACCAttgccagaagcagagaaaacaGACCAGCGATTGGGAGGGGAAGGTTTTCTTATGATCGCCGCTGGCACCGAGACAACGGCC TGGACGCTGACCGTCATCACCTTCCACCTGCTAAACCAACCGGACACACTGAACCGTCTCAGGTGTGAGCTGCAGGATGCCGACGCTCTTAATCTCCAATGGTTTGCCCTGGAGAGGCTGCCGTACTTGACTGCTGTCATTCACGAAGGTCTACGCCTGTCATACGGGGTATCGCAGCGTATTTCCCGGATTGCTCCCACAGAGACGTTGGTCTATCAAGGCGAGCACAATGGCCGTAGAATCGAGTACTCTATACCGTCTGGCACCACGATGGGCATGTCGAACGCCATCAACCACCACAATGAAGATGCATTTCCGGACTCGGACGCATTCATCCCGGAACGTTGGATTAATATAGACGACGCCCAGAGACGCCGGATGGACTCGTGCTTGACCCCATTCTCAAAGGGTAGCAGGCAGTGCCTGGGTATCAA tctCGCGTACTGCAACTTGTATCTGGCTTTGACAGCGCTTACCTTGCGGGTCTTGCCGTGGATGAGCTTGTACGAAACGACGGTCGACGATGTTCGGTATCACTCGGACTTGTTTGCGCCGTTGCCCAAGAAAGGGACGAAGGGGGTACGGGCTATTATATCGTACCCATAA
- a CDS encoding uncharacterized protein (transcript_id=CADANIAT00006573): protein MPKGSCVSHARSQCYLEAVHRPNNQALLHASEERRLPSAASESISAHKTSKQKRKEAEERLSGLPEASAQRETQTEADKEQRLSVEQLKQEWRLDEVQDEMH from the exons ATGCCGAAAGGGTCATGCGTCTCGCACGCGAGGTCCCAGTGTTACCTGGAGGCGGTGCATAGGCCGAACAATCAAGCTCTACTGCACGCCTCTGAGGAGAGAAGGCTTCCCAGCGCAG CATCCGAAAGCATCTCGGCGCACAAAACAAGCAAAcaaaagaggaaggaggccGAAGAAAGGTTGTCAGGATTACCCGAAGCTTCAGCACAGAGAGAAACACAAACCGAAGCCGACAAGGAGCAGCGACTATCCGTTGAACAACTCAAACAAGAGTGGAGGCTCGATGAAGTGCAAGATGAAATGCACTGA
- a CDS encoding putative secreted glycosyl hydrolase (transcript_id=CADANIAT00006574), with protein sequence MRLHTLTWLLSLSLASIVTATAPVLRNATVTRGIDLFEIHLPVNWKTAVAEGVEFVFVKSTEGIAYRNLRFKSQTGSAAAASTSSNTTILHGAVHFALASQSTGAAQADFFISHGGNWTADGATLPGVLEMEGNIPGKLCHGMSATEISDWMMDFSDRYKEVTGRRPILFLSAGWWEKCAGNNETFAQEHPLWLANWADEMGDLPAGWKEATFWQYSGSAGDGSCKVNLPESASSSLAFPILAEN encoded by the exons ATGCGACTTCATACGTTGACATGgctgctcagcctcagccttgCATCTATAGTCACCGCAACTGCACCGGTATTACGAAATGCGACCGTGACCCGTGGGATCGATCTCTTCGAGATCCATCTTCCTGTGAACTGGAAAACTGCCGTCGCTGAGGGGGTGGAGTTTGTTTTCGTAAAG TCAACAGAGGGCATCGCGTACCGGAACTTGCGCTTCAAATCTCAGACTGgatccgccgccgccgcctctaCCTCCAGTAACACCACCATCCTCCACGGCGCTGTTCACTTCGCCCTAGCGTCGCAGAGCACCGGCGCCGCGCAAGCCGACTTCTTCATTTCGCACGGTGGAAATTGGACTGCGGACGGGGCAACCCTCCCTGGCGTTCTCGAAATGGAGGGCAATATCCCCGGCAAACTGTGCCACGGAATGAGTGCGACAGAAATCTCAGATTGGATGATGGATTTCTCAGACCGGTATAAGGAGGTCACCGGGCGGAGACCGATCTTGTTCCTCTCTGCGGGATGGTGGGAGAAGTGTGCAGGAAATAATGAGACGTTCGCACAGGAGCATCCCCTCTGGTTGGCGAATTGGGCAGATGAGATGGGGGATCTGCCTGCTGGTTGGAAAGAGGCGACATTTTGGCAATATTCAGGGAGTGCCGGAGATGGG